One genomic segment of Stenotrophomonas sp. 704A1 includes these proteins:
- a CDS encoding YqgE/AlgH family protein, which produces MPVTPTSLANHLLVALPSLVDATFARTVALICQHDENGAMGVLVNQPSEYTLGDVLAQMDIATGDEQLQARMVLNGGPVHPERGFVIHDDARAWDSSLRVGDGLYLTTSRDILESMARGEGPANAVVTLGCAGWAAGQLESELAENSWLTVPADAELVFQLPLEHRWQGAAARIGVDLFRLTDYSGHV; this is translated from the coding sequence ATGCCCGTAACGCCAACTTCCCTCGCCAATCACCTGCTTGTGGCACTCCCGTCGCTGGTTGACGCCACCTTTGCCCGCACCGTCGCGCTCATCTGCCAGCACGATGAGAACGGGGCGATGGGGGTGCTGGTCAACCAGCCGTCCGAGTACACGCTGGGCGATGTGCTCGCGCAGATGGACATCGCCACCGGCGACGAGCAGCTGCAGGCACGCATGGTGCTCAACGGGGGGCCGGTGCACCCCGAGCGCGGCTTCGTCATCCACGATGATGCGCGCGCGTGGGATTCCAGCCTGCGCGTGGGCGATGGCCTGTACCTGACCACTTCGCGCGACATCCTCGAATCGATGGCCCGCGGCGAAGGCCCGGCCAACGCCGTGGTGACCCTGGGCTGCGCGGGCTGGGCGGCGGGGCAGCTGGAAAGCGAACTGGCCGAGAACAGCTGGCTGACCGTGCCGGCCGATGCCGAACTGGTGTTCCAGCTGCCGCTGGAGCATCGTTGGCAGGGCGCCGCGGCGCGCATCGGCGTCGACCTGTTCCGCCTGACCGATTACAGCGGCCATGTCTGA
- a CDS encoding DNA-3-methyladenine glycosylase I has protein sequence MSGYCRIAPGHPVHEYYHANEYGFPQRDERELFERLLLEINQAGLSWETILKKREGFRAAYDGFDVDRVAAYAEQDIERLLSDPAIIRNRLKVLAAIHNAQVIQGLRASHGSFAGWLDAHHPRSKADWVKLFKKTFRFTGGEITGEFLMSLGYLPGAHAEDCPVHARLLTLAPPWLQAAGR, from the coding sequence ATGAGCGGATACTGCCGCATCGCACCGGGCCACCCGGTGCACGAGTACTACCATGCCAACGAGTATGGCTTCCCGCAGCGCGATGAGCGCGAACTGTTCGAGCGGCTGCTGCTGGAGATCAACCAGGCCGGCCTGAGCTGGGAAACCATCCTGAAGAAGCGCGAGGGCTTCCGCGCGGCATACGATGGCTTCGACGTGGATCGGGTGGCCGCATACGCCGAGCAGGACATCGAGCGCCTGCTGTCGGACCCGGCCATCATCCGCAACCGGCTGAAGGTGCTGGCCGCGATCCACAACGCGCAGGTGATCCAGGGGCTGCGTGCGAGCCATGGCAGCTTCGCCGGCTGGCTGGACGCACACCACCCACGCAGCAAGGCCGACTGGGTGAAGCTGTTCAAGAAGACCTTCCGTTTCACCGGCGGCGAGATCACCGGCGAGTTCCTGATGAGCCTGGGCTACCTGCCCGGTGCACATGCCGAGGACTGCCCGGTGCATGCACGGCTGTTGACGCTGGCACCGCCGTGGCTGCAGGCGGCTGGCCGCTGA